In Humulus lupulus chromosome 6, drHumLupu1.1, whole genome shotgun sequence, a single genomic region encodes these proteins:
- the LOC133783345 gene encoding putative disease resistance RPP13-like protein 1, with amino-acid sequence MVASNVIMSNELLDHFFFQNKNINTSLILPLLLFLLTFFTIHYFFLALSLSLISLSLSLSRTETMADLMVGGALLSGFINVIFDRLASQEVLDFFRGDKLNQKLLKRLKTVLLSANALLNDAEEKQLGDSNVKNWLDELKEVLYEADHVMDKISTEALRLKMEEDELESTASKPSHSVFKKPFEISAVKSEIEEILDTLKDLLEQTEYLGLKKVELKTTLHRPPAPLLDDSKVYGRENDKEAIVKLVLCDDVGDHRIVLIPIIGMPGIGKTTLTQSVYDDTTVQQHFDLKVWVTISEDFDVLKITKLIFEAITKTRCEAKELYQLQNELKNALIGKKFLFVLDDVWNENYLLWDSLKSSFQSGNQGSKIIVTTRNEDIALMMRTMHVQPYELKEISYENCWKLFAEHVFGTIGSNEVHQDLEEIGKQIVKKCKGLPLAVKSMAGLLRSMSTSEEWRHVLQSDVWELPNCLKLGIVPALWLSYRFLPPYLKPCFSYLSLFPKDYEFQKDDREQIILIWMAEGLLQPQKGKRIEDVGEEYMSALIARSFFQRNTWDRSLSMHDLMHDLAMYVSGQCCSIYDSCNDFHKLNGSKTRHLSYMKDLKDTIEFDNFSRVKYLHTLLVLPLRYTYPSQETQLKLEIVLKDGGCLRSLSLSESCITDLPDSIGNLKHLRYLNLSWTKVKELPHSICGLYNLETLLLSSCGNLTQLPANISKLVNLRHLMTRWTPLKEMPPKICNMINLQTLSNFFLCKNDGSRIKELGKLDNLHERLEISGLEYVREVSDVLEGNLKNKKYLNELVLSWNGVADSSTKEREVLDALQPHVNLKKLVIRGYNGTCLPDWVTDPSYCNLKKVDLHCRNLCLSLLSFRLLSSLIHFRVSCLDMHDEFRSIPLNKPFPFLARLELDGTDMLDWSFINTSDQRCEIFQCLKQFDLKRCGKLSVALPMCNFPSLEYINVASCDELVTIFPTSTHIDSAYPSLDLLNTMHCSRLETFSEMGLPFTLQRLRIASCDKLMENRMKWNLQRLPSLNSLELWHCGEMVDSLPEEWLLPPSLRYLKIFECNNLKALNSKGFQHVTSLHRLELLYLEKLECLPAAGLPQSVTYLSIEGCSLLIPRCKEGTGEDWPKVQHIPNILTEETEHNKENLGGRYTVTYFARIDDYDD; translated from the exons ATGGTGGCATCAAACGTAATAATGTCCAATGAATTATTGGATCACTTTTTCTtccaaaacaaaaacataaacacTTCTCTTATACTTCCACTACTCCTTTTTCTTCTAACCTTCTTTACCATACACTACTTCtttctcgctctctctctctctctcatctctctctctctctctctctcaagaacAGAAACCATGGCTGACTTAATGGTGGGGGGAGCTCTTCTCTCTGGTTTCATCAATGTCATCTTTGATAGGCTTGCTTCTCAAGAGGTACTTGACTTCTTTCGTGGAGACAAACTCAATCAAAAGCTGCTCAAAAGGCTGAAGACTGTGTTGCTATCAGCTAATGCGCTGCTGAACGATGCCGAGGAGAAGCAGCTTGGAGACAGCAACGTGAAGAATTGGCTTGATGAGCTTAAAGAAGTACTGTATGAAGCAGATCACGTGATGGACAAGATCAGCACTGAAGCTCTGCGACTCAAGATGGAGGAAGATGAACTCGAAAGCACAGCAAGTAAGCCCTCCCACTCTGTCTTTAAGAAACCATTTGAAATAAGTGCTGTGAAATCTGAAATCGAAGAGATCCTTGATACTCTAAAGGATCTTTTAGAACAGACAGAGTACCTTGGTTTGAAAAAAGTAGAGCTGAAAACAACATTACATAGACCACCTGCACCTTTGTTAGATGATTCTAAGGTTTATGGAAGGGAGAATGATAAAGAGGCTATTGTTAAGCTAGTATTGTGTGATGATGTTGGTGACCATAGGATTGTCCTAATTCCTATAATAGGGATGCCTGGTATTGGCAAAACTACACTTACTCAAAGTGTATATGACGACACCACTGTCCAACAACACTTTGACTTGAAAGTGTGGGTAACTATCTCCGAAGATTTTGATGTTTTGAAAATAACTAAACTTATTTTTGAGGCAATCACTAAAACAAGATGCGAAGCAAAGGAGCTATATCAACTTCAAAATGAATTGAAAAATGCTTTGATAGGGAAGAAGTTTCTTTTTGTTCTCGATGATGTATGGAATGAAAATTATTTGTTGTGGGACTCTTTGAAAAGCTCTTTTCAATCTGGCAATCAAGGAAGTAAGATCATTGTGACCACGCGTAACGAAGATATTGCTTTGATGATGAGGACGATGCATGTTCAGCCTTACGAGCTTAAAGAAATATCTTACGAAAATTGTTGGAAGTTGTTTGCAGAACACGTCTTTGGTACTATAGGCTCCAATGAGGTACATCAAGACTTGGAAGAAATCGGAAAGCAAATTGTAAAAAAGTGCAAGGGTCTTCCTTTGGCTGTAAAATCGATGGCTGGACTTTTACGATCTATGTCCACTAGCGAAGAATGGAGACATGTACTGCAAAGTGATGTATGGGAGTTGCCCAATTGTCTCAAACTAGGAATTGTTCCAGCATTGTGGTTGAGCTATCGATTTCTGCCTCCTTATTTGAAACCATGTTTTTCTTATCTCTCGTTATTTCCCAAGGATTATGAATTTCAGAAAGATGACAGAGAACAAATAATCTTAATATGGATGGCAGAAGGTCTTTTACAACCTCAAAAAGGAAAAAGGATTGAAGATGTTGGAGAAGAGTACATGAGTGCTTTAATAGCAAGATCATTTTTTCAAAGAAACACATGGGATCGTTCTCTTTCTATGCACGATCTTATGCATGATCTAGCTATGTATGTATCAGGTCAGTGTTGTTCTATTTATGATAGTTGTAATGACTTCCACAAGCTAAATGGTAGCAAGACACGCCATCTATCATACATGAAAGACTTAAAAGATACAATAGAATTTGACAACTTTTCTAGAGTGAAGTATTTGCACACCTTGTTAGTTTTACCATTGCGATATACATATCCATCGCAGGAGACACAATTAAAGCTTGAAATTGTGCTGAAGGATGGAGGATGCTTAAGATCACTTTCTTTGTCAGAATCATGTATCACAGACTTGCCTGATTCAATTGGCAATTTAAAACATCTCAGGTATTTGAATTTGTCTTGGACAAAAGTTAAGGAATTACCTCATTCAATTTGTGGATTGTATAATTTGGAAACACTCTTGTTGTCAAGTTGTGGAAACCTCACACAATTGCCTGCCAACATTTCCAAGTTAGTCAACCTGCGTCATCTTATGACAAGATGGACTCCTCTAAAAGAGATGCCACCGAAGATTTGTAATATGATAAATCTTCAGACGTTAAGTAATTTTTTTCTGTGTAAAAATGATGGGTCCAGGATCAAAGAGTTGGGCAAGTTGGATAATTTGCATGAACGCTTGGAGATTTCAGGGCTTGAATATGTTAGAGAAGTGAGTGATGTTTTGGAAGGCAATTTGAAGAACAAAAAGTATCTCAATGAGCTCGTTCTTTCATGGAACGGTGTGGCAGATAGCTCGACAAAGGAAAGAGAAGTTCTTGACGCACTCCAACCACATGTAAATTTAAAGAAACTCGTAATTAGAGGTTATAACGGTACATGCTTGCCAGATTGGGTAACAGATCCATCATATTGTAACTTGAAAAAAGTTGATCTACACTGCAGAAATCTTTGCTTGTCATTGTTATCATTTCGGCTGCTAAGTTCATTGATACATTTTCGTGTTTCCTGTCTTGATATGCATGATGAATTTCGTAGTATTCCTTTGAATAAGCCCTTTCCATTCTTAGcaagattagagcttgatggtACTGATATGTTGGATTGGTCATTTATTAATACAAGTGATCAAAGATGTGAGATTTTTCAATGTTTAAAGCAATTTGATTTAAAGCGTTGTGGGAAGCTGAGTGTGGCGCTACCTATGTGTAATTTTCCATCTTTAGAATATATCAATGTTGCATCTTGCGATGAATTGGTAACTATATTTCCAACAAGTACTCACATTGACTCTGCATATCCTTCCCTGGACTTGTTGAACACAATGCATTGCTCAAGGTTGGAAACCTTTTCAGAAATGGGATTGCCCTTTACTTTACAACGTCTACGCATCGCATCATGTGATAAGCTCATGGAAAACCGCATGAAATGGAATTTACAAAGACTCCCATCATTGAATTCCTTAGAACTCTGGCATTGTGGAGAAATGGTGGATTCATTACCAGAGGAATGGCTGCTCCCACCATCTTTAAGATATCTTAAGATCTTTGAATGTAATAACCTCAAAGCTCTGAACAGCAAAGGCTTCCAACACGTCACCTCCCTTCATCGTTTAGAACTTCTTTATTTGGAAAAGCTAGAGTGCTTACCAGCAGCAGGACTGCCGCAGAGTGTTACTTATTTGTCCATAGAAGGATGCAGTCTGCTAATTCCCAGGTGCAAGGAAGGAACAGGGGAAGATTGGCCCAAAGTTCAACACATTCCTAACATACTAACCGAAGAAACAGAACATAATAAGGAAAACTTAGGCGGCAG GTACACTGTTACTTATTTtgctaggattgatgattatgatgatTGA